From a region of the uncultured Draconibacterium sp. genome:
- a CDS encoding glycoside hydrolase family 3 C-terminal domain-containing protein — MKKSILNLILILCACSVYAQNENFDFLDSSFPMEERVDLLVSQMTLQEKVDQLEYTSKAVDRLQVPEYNWWNECLHGVARAGYATVFPQSISIAASWDADLVSRVAVAISDEARAKHHEFVRRDKRGIYQGLTFWSPNINIFRDPRWGRGHETYGEDPYLTGILGTQFVKGLQGDDPKYLKVVATAKHYAVHSGPEPLRHEFNALVSERDLRETYLPAFRMLIKDGGAYSVMGAYNQFRGVPCCASDELIGILRNDWGFDGYIVSDCWAISDFYTFQDFSEDAAEAAAVAVKAGTDLNCGNSYRHLIEAVERGLITEEEIDVAVKRLFTARFKLGMFDSDEEVPYAQIPFSVNTSKENDELALEAARKSIVLLKNQDKTLPLSKDIKTLAVIGPNADNWESLVGNYNGIAKNPVTVLKGLQNKLPNTKILYAEGSHLAKGVSNLNAIPTEFLQTEDGTQGVQGEYFNNAELEGNPMFTRIDKNINFYWEADAPTPEMNDDDFSVRWTGYIVPPVSGEYRIGCWGMPQLDIWIEGEKLLSHKSEHHAFHHEKAVKMEAGKKYKFVYEYANYHGEGDAKLLWAIPNQNLKQEAVEVAEKADAVVMVLGLSQRLEGEEMELEVDGFEGGDRTHLKLPATQRELMKAVQATGKPVILVLLNGSAVAVNWADENLEAIITAGYPGQEGGNAVADVLTGDYNPAGRLPVTYYKSVDQLPPFEEYDMENRTYKYFNGEPLYPFGFGLSYTSFTYSDVKLAKKAQIGDSVEISTKVTNSGDKAGEEVVQLYLQDVVASTPRPKYQLEGFERITLQPGETKTVKFVLEPRQFSIIGADDKRVVEPGEFSLFVGGSQPEGKGKNGISKTIELKGKNTFIE, encoded by the coding sequence ATGAAAAAATCAATTTTAAACCTAATCCTAATTCTTTGTGCTTGTAGTGTATATGCACAAAATGAAAATTTCGACTTTTTAGATTCATCGTTTCCTATGGAGGAGCGTGTTGATTTGTTAGTGTCGCAAATGACATTACAGGAAAAAGTTGATCAACTGGAGTACACCTCAAAAGCGGTTGACCGTTTGCAAGTGCCGGAATACAACTGGTGGAACGAATGTTTACACGGAGTAGCCAGGGCTGGTTACGCAACGGTTTTTCCGCAATCGATAAGTATTGCTGCCTCGTGGGATGCCGATTTGGTAAGCCGTGTTGCAGTGGCTATTTCTGATGAAGCACGTGCAAAACATCATGAGTTTGTTCGTCGCGACAAAAGGGGTATTTACCAGGGACTTACATTTTGGTCGCCAAACATCAACATTTTCCGCGATCCGCGTTGGGGACGTGGACACGAAACTTATGGTGAAGATCCTTATCTCACCGGAATTCTGGGAACTCAATTTGTTAAAGGGCTTCAGGGCGATGATCCTAAATACCTGAAAGTTGTGGCTACGGCAAAACACTATGCCGTTCATTCGGGGCCTGAACCATTGCGCCACGAATTTAATGCATTGGTAAGCGAACGTGATTTGCGCGAAACTTATTTGCCGGCGTTCCGCATGTTAATAAAAGACGGAGGTGCTTATTCGGTAATGGGGGCGTATAACCAGTTTCGGGGTGTTCCGTGCTGTGCCAGCGATGAGCTGATTGGTATTCTGCGCAACGACTGGGGATTTGATGGTTACATCGTTTCTGACTGTTGGGCGATTTCCGATTTCTATACTTTCCAGGATTTCTCGGAAGATGCTGCCGAAGCAGCGGCGGTGGCTGTTAAAGCCGGTACTGATTTAAATTGTGGAAATTCATACCGTCACTTAATCGAGGCCGTTGAGCGCGGTTTGATTACGGAAGAAGAAATTGATGTTGCAGTAAAACGCTTGTTTACTGCCCGTTTTAAGCTGGGGATGTTCGATTCGGATGAAGAAGTTCCTTACGCACAAATTCCTTTTTCGGTAAATACATCGAAAGAAAATGATGAGTTGGCATTGGAAGCTGCGCGCAAAAGTATCGTGTTGCTAAAAAACCAGGATAAAACATTACCGCTGTCAAAAGACATAAAAACACTTGCTGTTATTGGCCCAAATGCTGATAACTGGGAGTCGTTAGTTGGAAACTACAATGGTATTGCCAAAAATCCGGTAACCGTGTTAAAGGGATTGCAAAATAAATTACCGAACACCAAAATACTTTATGCCGAAGGAAGTCATTTGGCAAAAGGAGTTAGCAACCTGAATGCGATCCCGACTGAGTTTTTGCAAACCGAAGATGGGACACAAGGCGTGCAGGGAGAGTATTTTAATAATGCAGAACTGGAAGGTAATCCCATGTTTACCAGAATTGATAAAAACATAAATTTTTACTGGGAAGCTGATGCGCCAACACCAGAAATGAATGATGATGACTTTAGTGTACGCTGGACGGGCTACATTGTACCACCGGTGAGTGGTGAGTACCGGATTGGATGCTGGGGAATGCCACAACTTGATATTTGGATTGAAGGAGAAAAGTTGCTAAGTCATAAATCCGAGCATCATGCTTTTCATCATGAAAAGGCTGTAAAAATGGAGGCAGGCAAAAAGTATAAATTTGTGTACGAATACGCCAACTATCATGGCGAAGGCGATGCAAAACTGTTGTGGGCTATACCAAACCAAAACCTAAAACAGGAAGCTGTAGAAGTAGCTGAAAAAGCGGATGCGGTTGTTATGGTGCTTGGTCTTTCGCAACGTCTTGAAGGCGAAGAAATGGAATTGGAAGTGGATGGTTTTGAAGGTGGCGACCGCACACATTTAAAACTTCCGGCAACACAACGCGAGTTGATGAAAGCCGTTCAAGCAACGGGTAAGCCGGTAATTCTTGTCTTGCTAAACGGAAGTGCAGTCGCTGTTAACTGGGCCGACGAAAACCTGGAGGCAATTATTACCGCTGGTTATCCGGGGCAGGAGGGCGGTAACGCTGTGGCCGATGTATTGACTGGCGATTATAATCCGGCCGGACGTTTACCGGTTACCTATTACAAATCGGTTGATCAGTTGCCGCCATTCGAAGAATATGATATGGAGAACCGCACTTACAAGTACTTTAATGGCGAGCCATTATATCCTTTTGGCTTCGGTTTGAGTTATACTTCTTTTACTTATTCGGATGTAAAACTGGCTAAAAAGGCCCAGATTGGTGATTCTGTAGAAATTAGTACCAAAGTGACCAATAGCGGAGATAAAGCAGGCGAAGAGGTTGTGCAGTTATATTTACAAGATGTGGTCGCATCAACTCCACGTCCGAAGTATCAGTTAGAGGGTTTTGAGCGGATTACTTTACAACCGGGTGAAACGAAGACTGTTAAGTTTGTACTTGAACCTCGTCAGTTTTCCATAATAGGAGCCGATGATAAACGGGTTGTCGAACCCGGAGAATTTTCGCTATTTGTCGGAGGAAGTCAGCCTGAAGGAAAAGGGAAAAATGGCATTTCAAAAACAATTGAATTAAAAGGAAAGAATACTTTTATCGAATAG
- a CDS encoding DsrE family protein gives MKRNFVLVFLILLCNVAMATNNKPMEENKNKLAVLWTSGDPEVAEKMAFMYTYNAKTQGWFDEVVLIIWGPSAKLTAENEMIQDYIKKMQEAGVKIEACLYCAKMYEVDEKLAELGVDVKGMGIPLSDYLKEGWKTLSL, from the coding sequence ATGAAACGTAATTTCGTACTAGTATTTTTAATCCTGCTTTGCAATGTGGCAATGGCAACTAATAACAAACCGATGGAGGAGAATAAAAACAAATTAGCGGTACTGTGGACCAGCGGGGATCCGGAAGTGGCAGAAAAAATGGCTTTTATGTACACCTACAATGCCAAAACGCAAGGTTGGTTCGACGAGGTAGTTCTGATTATCTGGGGACCATCGGCAAAATTAACGGCCGAAAATGAAATGATACAAGATTATATTAAAAAAATGCAGGAAGCAGGTGTAAAAATTGAAGCGTGTTTATACTGCGCAAAAATGTACGAGGTCGATGAAAAACTGGCCGAACTCGGAGTTGATGTCAAAGGAATGGGAATACCCTTATCCGACTACTTAAAAGAAGGATGGAAAACATTAAGCCTGTAA
- a CDS encoding YkgJ family cysteine cluster protein, with protein sequence MEFTAYKTLRNNIDELSEKLEKQHEKHMKCKAGCDLCCMDYSIFPVEFYNIVEALKERGDKPNFNTNRDESSCIFLNNHKCEIYAERPIICRTHGLPLLYMNEDNGWELSACELNFTEFDMEEFSEENTFPQDKFNSKLYLLNKEFIAKNQFSDYSELDLIPIKELTKHIKT encoded by the coding sequence ATGGAATTTACAGCATACAAAACATTACGAAACAACATTGACGAATTATCAGAAAAACTTGAGAAGCAACACGAAAAACATATGAAATGTAAAGCAGGCTGCGATTTATGTTGTATGGATTACAGCATCTTTCCGGTTGAATTCTACAACATTGTTGAAGCGCTAAAAGAACGCGGTGACAAACCTAATTTTAATACCAATAGGGATGAATCAAGTTGTATCTTTCTGAATAACCACAAATGCGAAATCTATGCCGAGCGGCCAATCATCTGCAGAACACACGGTCTGCCCTTGTTATATATGAATGAGGATAATGGATGGGAATTATCGGCCTGCGAACTGAACTTTACTGAATTTGATATGGAAGAATTTTCTGAAGAGAACACTTTTCCGCAAGATAAATTTAATAGCAAACTCTATTTATTGAATAAAGAATTTATTGCTAAAAACCAATTCTCCGACTACTCGGAGCTTGATTTAATACCGATAAAAGAATTGACAAAACACATTAAAACCTGA
- a CDS encoding ABC transporter ATP-binding protein has translation MPEKIIHVENIVKTYKVGTQEVRALRSVSIDIYKGEYVAIMGASGSGKSTLMNIIGCLDTPTSGTYVLNGKDVSSLSDDRLAEIRNSEIGFVFQVFNLLPRNSALENVMLPLVYAGKRKAERKKMAEETLVDVGLQDRMEHKPNELSGGQRQRVAIARALVNKPALLLADEPTGNLDSKISEEIMKLFAEIHRKGNTLVMVTHEEEIALHAHRVIRLKDGEVESDIINDNPIY, from the coding sequence ATGCCAGAAAAAATTATTCATGTTGAAAATATTGTAAAAACTTATAAAGTTGGAACGCAGGAAGTTCGCGCCCTACGTTCGGTTTCTATTGATATTTACAAAGGCGAATATGTGGCCATTATGGGGGCTTCAGGTTCGGGGAAATCAACCTTAATGAACATTATTGGCTGTTTAGATACTCCAACCAGCGGAACATACGTATTAAATGGAAAGGATGTGAGCAGCCTGTCGGACGACCGTTTAGCCGAGATTAGAAACTCGGAGATCGGTTTTGTTTTCCAGGTATTTAACCTTTTGCCACGTAACTCGGCCCTCGAAAATGTAATGTTGCCATTGGTTTATGCCGGAAAGCGTAAAGCCGAACGTAAAAAAATGGCTGAAGAAACATTGGTAGACGTAGGTTTGCAAGACCGTATGGAACACAAACCAAATGAACTGTCGGGTGGACAACGCCAACGTGTTGCAATTGCAAGGGCATTAGTAAATAAGCCCGCTTTACTTTTGGCCGATGAGCCAACCGGTAACCTCGATTCAAAAATATCGGAAGAAATAATGAAATTATTTGCCGAAATTCACCGAAAAGGGAACACCCTGGTAATGGTTACCCACGAAGAAGAAATTGCACTGCATGCACATCGTGTAATTCGATTAAAAGACGGAGAAGTTGAATCGGATATTATTAATGATAATCCGATTTATTAA
- the recG gene encoding ATP-dependent DNA helicase RecG, whose protein sequence is MPEFLDQEIKFLPGVGPKRAEILFKELKIKTFRDLIYYYPYKYIDRTKFYNISDISTEMAYIQVKGVLRSMETVGTGGKQRLVARFSDSTGTMELVWFRGIKWQKEQLRINKTYIVFGKPALFSGRISVVHPEMETEQEMQLKPIGLFQGHYNTTEKMKKQFLTSKTINKFQLTLLGLAKGKIRETLPEYLTSELKLMPLEQALSAIHKPEKPIELKNATFRLKFEELFFIQLKILALKHNRNQKFKGFHFEKVGYNFNTFYEKFLPFDLTNAQKKVIKEIRRDVNGTSQMNRLLQGDVGSGKTLVALMTMLLAMDNEFQSCLMAPTEILAQQHHQSISKMVDGMGINVGLLTGSTKARQRRELHAALQSGEMQLIIGTHALIEDTVSFKRLGLVIVDEQHRFGVAQRAKLWKKNDLIPPHILVMTATPIPRTLAMTVYGDLEVSIIDELPPGRKPIQTMHFFENRRAQLNRFLQQQIDKGTQVYIVFPLISESEKLDLKNLEEGYRHITEAFPDYKISMVHGKMKPNIKENAMQAFKRGETQIMVATTVIEVGVDVPNAAVMVIESAERFGLSQLHQLRGRVGRGAEQSYCILMSSYKISTESRKRLETMVRTNDGFEIAEVDMKLRGPGDLEGTQQSGIGFDLKIANLGKDGEILQKARNIANDILDDDPFLQKEQNQLLLKNLLSSKDTSFDWSSIS, encoded by the coding sequence ATGCCAGAATTTCTCGATCAGGAAATAAAATTCTTACCCGGCGTGGGGCCAAAACGTGCGGAAATTTTATTCAAAGAACTGAAAATAAAAACCTTCAGAGATTTGATTTATTATTACCCGTACAAATACATCGACCGCACCAAATTTTATAATATCTCCGACATTAGTACCGAGATGGCATACATTCAGGTGAAAGGTGTTCTTCGCTCGATGGAAACCGTTGGCACCGGAGGGAAACAGCGGCTTGTTGCCCGTTTTTCAGATAGCACCGGTACTATGGAATTGGTGTGGTTTAGAGGTATAAAATGGCAAAAAGAGCAACTCCGTATTAACAAAACCTATATTGTTTTTGGCAAGCCGGCTTTGTTTAGCGGCCGCATAAGCGTGGTGCACCCAGAGATGGAAACCGAGCAAGAGATGCAGCTCAAACCAATTGGGCTTTTTCAGGGGCATTACAACACCACCGAGAAAATGAAAAAACAGTTTCTCACCTCGAAAACCATTAATAAATTTCAACTCACCTTGCTGGGCCTTGCAAAAGGGAAGATTAGAGAAACACTGCCTGAATACCTCACCAGCGAGCTAAAATTAATGCCGCTTGAGCAGGCTCTTTCGGCCATTCACAAACCGGAAAAACCAATTGAACTTAAAAATGCCACCTTTCGCTTAAAGTTTGAGGAGTTGTTTTTTATTCAGTTGAAAATACTAGCCTTAAAACATAATCGTAATCAAAAATTCAAGGGATTTCACTTTGAAAAGGTTGGCTATAATTTCAATACGTTTTACGAAAAGTTTTTGCCGTTTGATTTAACCAATGCACAAAAAAAGGTAATTAAAGAAATCAGACGCGATGTTAACGGCACCTCACAAATGAACCGTTTGCTGCAGGGAGATGTGGGAAGTGGAAAAACGCTTGTGGCATTAATGACGATGTTACTTGCCATGGACAACGAATTTCAGAGTTGTTTAATGGCACCAACCGAGATTTTGGCTCAGCAACACCACCAATCTATTTCAAAAATGGTTGATGGGATGGGAATAAACGTTGGACTATTAACCGGTTCGACAAAAGCCAGGCAGCGACGCGAATTACATGCCGCACTGCAATCGGGAGAGATGCAGCTAATTATTGGTACGCATGCATTGATTGAAGATACAGTTAGTTTTAAACGACTTGGATTAGTTATTGTCGACGAGCAGCATCGTTTTGGGGTGGCACAACGAGCAAAACTCTGGAAAAAGAATGACCTGATTCCGCCACACATTTTGGTAATGACCGCCACTCCGATACCACGAACACTGGCCATGACTGTTTACGGCGATCTGGAAGTGTCGATTATCGATGAATTGCCACCGGGACGGAAACCGATCCAAACCATGCACTTTTTCGAAAACAGAAGAGCGCAGCTGAACCGATTTTTGCAACAACAAATCGATAAAGGCACACAGGTTTATATCGTTTTTCCGCTCATTTCGGAGTCGGAAAAATTGGATTTGAAAAACCTTGAAGAAGGTTACCGGCATATTACCGAGGCTTTTCCTGATTATAAAATCAGCATGGTGCATGGCAAAATGAAACCCAACATTAAAGAAAATGCCATGCAGGCTTTCAAACGTGGCGAAACGCAAATTATGGTTGCCACAACCGTAATTGAGGTGGGTGTTGACGTGCCAAATGCTGCGGTTATGGTAATTGAAAGTGCCGAACGTTTTGGGTTGTCGCAGTTGCACCAGTTGCGCGGCCGTGTTGGGCGTGGTGCCGAACAATCGTATTGCATTCTGATGTCTTCGTATAAAATCAGCACAGAAAGCCGCAAACGTTTGGAAACAATGGTACGTACCAACGATGGTTTTGAAATTGCAGAAGTAGATATGAAACTTCGTGGCCCCGGCGATTTGGAAGGCACACAGCAAAGTGGTATTGGTTTCGACCTGAAAATTGCTAACCTCGGAAAAGACGGCGAGATTCTTCAAAAGGCCCGAAACATTGCCAACGATATTCTGGATGACGATCCGTTTTTACAGAAAGAGCAAAATCAACTTCTTCTTAAAAATCTGTTATCATCAAAAGATACAAGCTTCGACTGGAGTTCGATAAGTTAA
- the dat gene encoding D-amino-acid transaminase produces MSNIVYLNGEYIVAEEAKISPNDRGFLFADGVYEVAKYYNGKAFRFQDHLERLNRSLKEIGIDYNTEKLEVVFMELVQQNDMLNKHAGIYLQISRGTAKRSHHFPDAVKPTVYAYAFDLPSVSEKLENGIKVITHDDIRWQRCDIKSVSLLPNTMLYNEAHKSGAGECILIRDGKVTEATHSSVLCVKNGTVVTRPLSNLILPGITRKVILELCAANNIPVEERLYTEKELYEMDEVFIAGTGSEICPVVQIEDKLVGNGKPGEVTRLLQKMFFELT; encoded by the coding sequence ATGAGTAATATCGTTTATCTGAACGGAGAATATATAGTTGCAGAAGAAGCAAAGATCTCGCCAAACGATCGGGGATTTCTTTTTGCCGATGGTGTTTACGAAGTGGCCAAGTATTATAATGGTAAGGCTTTTCGTTTTCAGGATCATTTAGAGCGCCTGAACCGTAGTTTAAAAGAAATTGGTATTGATTACAATACCGAAAAACTCGAGGTTGTTTTTATGGAGCTTGTTCAGCAAAACGATATGCTTAACAAACATGCCGGAATCTACCTGCAAATTTCGCGGGGCACAGCCAAACGTTCTCATCATTTCCCTGATGCTGTTAAGCCAACAGTTTATGCTTATGCTTTTGATCTGCCATCAGTAAGCGAAAAGCTCGAGAATGGAATTAAAGTAATTACCCATGACGATATTCGCTGGCAACGCTGCGATATTAAATCGGTTTCGCTGCTGCCCAATACTATGCTTTATAACGAAGCGCACAAAAGCGGGGCAGGAGAGTGTATTCTTATTCGTGACGGAAAGGTTACCGAAGCCACACATTCCAGCGTACTCTGTGTAAAAAATGGCACCGTAGTAACACGGCCTTTATCAAACTTGATTTTACCCGGCATAACCCGAAAAGTGATTCTGGAATTGTGCGCGGCCAATAATATTCCTGTTGAAGAACGCCTCTATACGGAGAAAGAACTTTATGAAATGGACGAAGTTTTTATAGCAGGTACTGGCAGCGAAATTTGCCCGGTCGTGCAAATCGAAGACAAATTGGTTGGCAATGGAAAGCCAGGTGAAGTTACACGTTTGTTACAAAAAATGTTTTTTGAATTGACTTAG
- a CDS encoding cob(I)yrinic acid a,c-diamide adenosyltransferase has translation MSGDFKIYTKTGDDGTTGLVGGSRVKKYDLRLESYGTVDELNASIGVIRSFEIDPAVKDLLLKIQNKLFNIGSRLASDEKGQEFTAQLIVKKEDIEVLEKAIDAYHETLPELRNFILPGGELSAAQCHMARTICRRAERRIVEFSEQTPVQPELIKYINRLSDYLFVLARKLAHDKGIDETTWEY, from the coding sequence ATGTCAGGAGATTTTAAAATATATACAAAAACCGGCGACGACGGTACAACCGGACTTGTTGGTGGCAGCCGTGTGAAAAAATACGATCTGCGTTTGGAAAGTTACGGAACGGTTGATGAATTAAATGCCAGTATTGGTGTTATCAGATCGTTTGAAATTGATCCGGCGGTAAAAGATTTACTGCTAAAAATTCAGAATAAACTTTTCAACATCGGTTCACGATTGGCTTCGGATGAAAAAGGGCAGGAGTTTACCGCGCAACTTATTGTTAAAAAAGAAGATATTGAAGTTCTGGAGAAGGCAATTGACGCGTATCATGAAACGCTTCCTGAACTGCGTAATTTTATTCTTCCGGGAGGGGAACTCTCAGCAGCTCAGTGTCATATGGCTCGTACGATTTGCCGGAGGGCAGAGCGACGAATCGTTGAATTCTCAGAACAAACCCCGGTTCAGCCAGAATTAATTAAGTATATTAACCGGCTTTCGGATTATTTGTTTGTATTAGCCCGAAAACTCGCTCATGATAAAGGGATTGACGAAACTACCTGGGAGTATTGA
- a CDS encoding aldo/keto reductase — MDKVQLPASDVKITPITFGAWAIGGWFWGGAEENESVKAIEAAIANGMTTIDTAPVYGFGQSEEFVGKAIKGKRSKVELLTKFGLVWNRKSGHVHYEKTFDNQGNEVSLYRLGSKESVIKECEDSLRRLGTDYIDLYQQHWPDSSTPVEETMEALEILKDQGKIRAGGVSNYSMSEMEKAEKYFKLSSNQVPYSMVNSGVEDEVVPYCISNDKAIIAYSPLQRGVLTGKITAGYKFAKGDHRPTTPFFKEPNLSRINAFLDNIKPIAEANQATLAQLVLKWTLLQPGITCVLAGARNEKQVLENIKAMDVLITESDQQQIAFHLNQLKLEI; from the coding sequence ATGGATAAAGTACAGTTACCCGCATCAGACGTAAAAATTACACCTATTACTTTTGGCGCCTGGGCCATCGGCGGATGGTTTTGGGGCGGAGCCGAGGAAAATGAGTCGGTTAAAGCCATTGAAGCAGCTATTGCTAACGGCATGACAACCATTGACACTGCACCGGTATACGGTTTCGGGCAAAGTGAAGAGTTTGTAGGAAAAGCAATAAAAGGCAAACGCAGCAAGGTTGAACTTTTAACAAAGTTTGGTTTGGTGTGGAACCGGAAATCGGGTCATGTACATTACGAAAAGACTTTTGATAACCAGGGAAACGAGGTAAGCTTGTATCGTTTAGGCAGCAAAGAAAGTGTGATAAAAGAATGTGAGGACAGTTTACGCCGGCTGGGCACCGACTATATCGATCTTTACCAACAGCACTGGCCCGACAGTTCCACTCCGGTTGAAGAAACCATGGAAGCTTTGGAAATTCTGAAAGATCAGGGAAAAATCCGTGCCGGAGGTGTAAGCAATTATTCGATGAGCGAAATGGAGAAAGCCGAAAAATATTTCAAACTTTCATCGAACCAGGTTCCGTACAGTATGGTTAATAGCGGTGTTGAGGATGAAGTGGTTCCGTATTGCATTTCAAATGATAAGGCCATTATTGCTTATAGCCCACTGCAAAGAGGTGTGTTAACCGGGAAAATTACTGCCGGTTATAAATTCGCCAAAGGCGATCATCGGCCGACAACTCCATTTTTTAAGGAGCCTAATTTGTCGCGAATCAATGCATTTCTGGACAATATAAAACCGATTGCTGAAGCCAATCAAGCAACTTTAGCACAATTGGTTTTAAAATGGACTTTGCTACAACCCGGAATAACCTGTGTGTTGGCCGGTGCCCGAAATGAAAAGCAGGTATTGGAAAATATTAAAGCAATGGATGTTCTGATCACCGAAAGTGACCAACAACAAATTGCATTTCATCTGAATCAATTAAAACTGGAAATTTAA
- a CDS encoding S8 family serine peptidase, which produces MKKYLVVIVMALAIVIVSCEKTDEFFVTNPDQVEFLTHSEVVIPGQYIVMLESSNLKSAYKSKAEADRAVATKAIKISNAANINLGEPKMVYSQAIEGVVVNITEKEAKALKSADGVAGVYADKMVTLKKPGTDPGDAPVQVVPYGITRVGGTTYNGTNKAWIIDTGIDLDHPDLNVDVASGATFIARTSSPDDDNGHGSHCAGIVAAIDNEIGVVGVAAGATVVPVKVLDRKGSGAYSAIIAGVDYVAANAIPGDAANMSLGGGVYEPIDLAVANLGAQGIYVALAAGNESDDSENHSPARTEGVNIYTVSAMDSSDYWAYFSNYGEHVDYCAPGVSILSCYKSGGFATMSGTSMAAPHVCGLLLATDGHLSTDGYVAGDPDGNADPIAHM; this is translated from the coding sequence ATGAAAAAGTATTTAGTTGTAATTGTAATGGCACTGGCCATTGTAATTGTTTCTTGTGAAAAAACAGATGAGTTTTTTGTTACAAACCCCGATCAGGTGGAGTTTTTAACTCATTCTGAAGTGGTGATCCCCGGGCAATATATTGTAATGCTCGAATCCTCTAACTTAAAATCTGCTTATAAAAGTAAAGCTGAAGCAGATCGTGCAGTAGCAACAAAAGCGATAAAAATAAGCAACGCTGCCAACATTAATTTGGGTGAGCCCAAAATGGTGTATAGCCAGGCTATTGAAGGTGTAGTTGTAAACATTACTGAAAAGGAAGCCAAGGCCTTAAAATCTGCTGATGGTGTTGCTGGTGTTTACGCCGATAAAATGGTAACATTAAAAAAACCTGGAACCGATCCTGGAGATGCTCCTGTCCAGGTTGTCCCTTATGGAATTACAAGAGTTGGTGGTACCACATATAACGGAACCAATAAAGCCTGGATTATTGATACGGGTATTGATCTTGACCATCCCGATCTTAATGTTGATGTGGCCAGCGGCGCAACCTTTATTGCACGAACAAGTAGTCCTGACGACGATAATGGACACGGATCTCATTGTGCAGGTATAGTGGCTGCAATTGACAACGAAATTGGAGTTGTTGGTGTAGCGGCAGGCGCAACCGTTGTTCCTGTTAAAGTTCTGGATAGAAAAGGTTCCGGAGCCTATTCTGCAATTATTGCCGGAGTTGATTATGTTGCCGCAAATGCAATTCCTGGAGATGCTGCAAATATGAGTTTAGGTGGTGGCGTTTATGAGCCTATCGATCTGGCGGTTGCCAATCTCGGAGCACAAGGTATATACGTGGCACTTGCCGCAGGAAATGAATCAGATGATTCAGAAAACCATTCGCCTGCAAGAACAGAAGGAGTTAATATCTATACTGTTTCAGCAATGGATAGCAGTGATTATTGGGCTTATTTCTCAAATTATGGCGAGCATGTTGATTATTGTGCTCCGGGAGTAAGCATTCTTTCTTGTTATAAAAGCGGTGGTTTTGCAACCATGAGCGGAACATCAATGGCTGCACCTCATGTGTGTGGATTGTTGCTTGCAACAGACGGACATTTATCGACAGATGGTTATGTAGCAGGTGATCCTGATGGAAATGCAGATCCAATTGCGCATATGTAA
- a CDS encoding DUF2795 domain-containing protein: MYWTLELASKLEDAPWPATKDELIDYAIRSGAPLEVIENLQEIEDEGEMYESIEDIWPDYPSKDDFFFNEDEY; this comes from the coding sequence ATGTATTGGACTCTGGAATTAGCATCGAAGTTAGAAGATGCACCTTGGCCGGCAACAAAAGACGAATTAATTGATTATGCAATACGTTCGGGTGCTCCGCTTGAAGTAATCGAAAACTTGCAGGAGATTGAGGATGAAGGTGAGATGTACGAAAGTATTGAGGATATTTGGCCGGATTATCCAAGTAAGGATGATTTCTTTTTTAACGAAGATGAATACTAG